In a single window of the Pseudodesulfovibrio profundus genome:
- a CDS encoding universal stress protein: protein MADIKKIICAVDFSDYSPKVAEYASMIGGCVNAQIVVLYVAPSLSQYVGFHVPPSSIESFVGEIVTGAEDTMNEFVKDNFKDLNVQGKVVTGYPAEEILSIAEAEKADMIVMGTHGRKGIDRILFGSVAEKVVKSSSVPVLTVRPE from the coding sequence ATGGCAGATATCAAGAAGATTATTTGTGCGGTGGATTTTTCGGACTATAGCCCCAAGGTGGCGGAGTATGCCAGCATGATTGGTGGCTGCGTCAATGCACAAATCGTTGTTCTCTATGTCGCGCCTTCTCTCAGCCAGTATGTGGGCTTCCATGTCCCGCCCAGCTCCATCGAAAGCTTTGTTGGCGAAATCGTCACCGGCGCAGAGGATACCATGAACGAGTTTGTGAAGGACAATTTCAAGGATCTGAACGTGCAGGGCAAGGTTGTGACCGGCTATCCCGCCGAGGAAATCCTGTCCATTGCCGAAGCGGAAAAGGCCGACATGATCGTCATGGGAACCCATGGACGAAAGGGCATCGATCGCATCCTGTTCGGTTCTGTTGCCGAGAAGGTGGTCAAGTCGTCCTCCGTGCCTGTGCTTACCGTGCGTCCAGAGTAG